A single genomic interval of Labrus mixtus chromosome 6, fLabMix1.1, whole genome shotgun sequence harbors:
- the LOC132975769 gene encoding bifunctional heparan sulfate N-deacetylase/N-sulfotransferase 2-like yields MVGAGLGVWKLMRGVRQLELHRLILALIIFCLLSMAFLAYYVSNSPKIKEAPPLPFSDCGGGGGGMSLAASTGADGGGLGVQRAPLFLPPRQGRLRQVKAMDSSRTQPVVLVFVESIYSQLGQEIVAILESSRFRYRTEIAPGKGDMPTLTEHNRGRYTLIIYENVLKYVNLDAWNRDLLDKYCAEYGVGVIGFFKANENSLLSAQLKGFPLFLHSHLGLRDYHINPNAPLLYITKPNQVEQGPLPGDDWTVFQSNHSTYEPVLLASTKSSEALAQFGPGSMRALHATVVQDLGLHDGIQRVLFGNNLNYWLHKLVFVDAIAYLTGKRLCLSLDRHILVDVDDIFVGKEGTRMKVSDVEALLNTQTKLRALVPNFTFNLGFSGKFYHTGTDEEDRGDDMLLQHRMDFWWFPHMWSHMQPHLFHNVSVLAEQMRLNKIFAQEHGIPTDMGYAVAPHHSGVYPVHSQLYEAWKSVWGIKVTSTEEYPHLRPARYRRGFIHNGIQVLPRQTCGLFTHTIFYNEYPGGSKELDKSIRGGELFLTVLLNPISIFMTHLSNYGNDRLGLYTFESLVKFVQCWTNLRLQTLPPVQLADKYFQIFPEERDPLWQNPCHDKRHKDIWSKEKTCDRLPKFLVIGPQKTGTTALHSFLSLHPAITSSFPSPTTFEEIQFFSGANYDNGIDWYMDFFPFPSNVSTDFMFEKSANYFDTEVAPKRAAALLPRAKILAVLINPSDRAYSWYQHQRAHQDPAALNNTFHAVVTAGPSGPRDLLVLQRRCLNPGAYATHLEHWLQHYQPSQLHIVDGALLRSNPALVMEGIQRFLGVTPIFNYTQALMYDDSKGFWCQRVEGGRAKCLGKSKGRKYLEMSSESRAFLAEYYHESNMELLRLLNRLGQPLPSWLRQELQSTSWS; encoded by the exons ATGGTAGGTGCAGGCTTGGGTGTGTGGAAGCTAATGAGAGGTGTCCGCCAGCTGGAGCTTCACCGCCTCATCCTGGCCCTTATCATCTTCTGCTTGCTGTCTATGGCCTTCCTAGCTTACTATGTCTCCAACAGCCCCAAAATCAAAGAGGCCCCCCCTTTACCATTCAGTGactgtggtggtggaggaggggggatgtCACTGGCCGCAAGTACTGGGGCTGATGGAGGAGGACTGGGCGTCCAGAGGGCTCCACTCTTCCTTCCCCCGCGCCAAGGGCGGCTACGACAGGTAAAGGCGATGGACAGTTCCAGGACGCAGCCCGTAGTTCTGGTGTTCGTAGAGAGTATCTACTCCCAGCTGGGCCAGGAGATTGTAGCCATATTAGAATCTAGCCGCTTCCGCTACCGGACAGAGATTGCTCCGGGTAAAGGTGACATGCCCACATTGACAGAGCATAACCGTGGGCGCTACACACTGATCATTtatgaaaatgtgttgaaatatgTCAATCTGGATGCCTGGAACCGTGACTTGCTGGACAAGTACTGTGCTGAGTATGGAGTAGGTGTCATTGGCTTCTTCAAAGCTAACGAAAACTCTCTTCTCAGCGCACAGCTGAAAGGTTTCCCCCTCTTTTTACACTCACACCTGGGACTCAGGGACTACCATATTAACCCAAATGCTCCCTTACTCTACATCACAAAGCCCAACCAGGTGGAGCAGGGCCCTTTACCAGGGGATGACTGGACGGTTTTCCAGTCCAACCACTCTACCTATGAACCAGTGCTTTTGGCCAGCACCAAGTCCTCTGAGGCGCTGGCCCAATTTGGACCTGGCTCCATGAGGGCCCTGCATGCCACAGTGGTCCAGGACTTGGGCCTTCATGATGGCATTCAAAGAGTTCTCTTTGGAAACAATCTTAACTATTGGCTTCACAAGCTGGTGTTTGTTGATGCTATTGCCTACCTGACAGGGAAGAGACTGTGTTTGTCCTTGGACCGCCACATCCTGGTGGACGTGGATGATATCTTTGTTGGCAAGGAGGGAACCCGTATGAAGGTGTCGGATGTGGAG GCATTGCTCAATACTCAAACAAAGCTGCGGGCGTTGGTTCCTAATTTCACCTTCAATTTAGGATTTTCTGGAAAGTTCTATCACACAG GTACTGATGAGGAAGATCGCGGAGATGACATGCTGCTACAACACAGGATGGACTTCTGGTGGTTTCCTCACATGTGGAGCCACATGCAGCCTCACCTCTTTCACAACGTCAGTGTTTTGGCTGAGCAGATGAGGCTTAACAAGATCTTTGCTCAG GAGCATGGCATCCCAACAGATATGGGCTATGCAGTGGCACCACACCACTCTGGGGTTTACCCAGTTCACAGCCAGCTGTACGAGGCTTGGAAGTCTGTATGGGGCATCAAGGTGACCAGCACTGAGGAATATCCACATCTGAGGCCAGCTCGATACCGCCGCGGCTTCATCCACAATGGGATCCAG GTGCTGCCCAGGCAGACTTGTGGTCTCTTTACCCATACGATCTTTTACAACGAATATCCCGGAGGTTCAAAGGAGCTGGACAAGAGCATCAGGGGAGGAGAACTCTTCCTCACTGTACTCCTTAACCCT ATCAGTATCTTTATGACTCACCTATCAAACTATGGCAACGACCGGCTGGGTCTCTACACCTTTGAGTCTCTGGTGAAGTTCGTCCAGTGTTGGACCAACCTCCGGCTGCAGACATTGCCGCCTGTCCAGCTTGCAGATAAATACTTCCAGATCTTTCCTGAGGAGAGAGATCCACTTTGGCAG AACCCTTGTCATGACAAGAGACACAAGGATATCTGGTCAAAAGAAAAGACCTGTGATAGACTTCCCAAGTTTCTTGTTATTGGACCACAGAAAACAG GCACTACAGCACTTCATTCATTCCTGAGTCTCCACCCAGCAATCACCAGCTCATTCCCCAGCCCCACCACCTTTGAGGAGATCCAGTTCTTCAGTGGAGCAAATTATGACAATGGGATTGACTG GTACATGGACTTCTTCCCATTCCCTTCAAATGTCAGCACAGACTTCATGTTTGAAAAGAGTGCCAATTACTTCGACACAGAGGTAGCTCCAAAAAGAGCTGCTGCCCTGCTCCCCAGAGCCAAAATCCTGGCCGTGCTCATCAACCCGTCGGACAGGGCTTACTCCTGGTACCAG CACCAGAGAGCCCACCAGGACCCCGCAGCCCTCAACAACACCTTCCATGCAGTGGTGACAGCAGGCCCCTCTGGACCCCGGGACCTGCTGGTCCTTCAGAGACGCTGCCTTAATCCAGGGGCCTATGCTACTCACCTGGAGCACTGGCTGCAGCACTACCAGCCCagccag TTGCACATCGTGGACGGGGCCCTGCTGAGGTCAAACCCAGCTCTGGTGATGGAGGGTATCCAGAGATTTCTCGGTGTCACTCCCATCTTCAACTACACCCAGGCTCTCAT GTACGATGACAGCAAAGGTTTCTGGTGTCAGCGGGTTGAAGGAGGTCGGGCCAAATGTCTGGGGAAGAGTAAAGGCAGGAAATACCTTGAGATGAGTTCTGAG TCACGTGCCTTTCTGGCAGAGTATTACCATGAGAGCAACATGGAGCTTCTGCGGCTGCTGAATCGGTTGGGCCAACCGCTGCCGTCCTGGCTCCGCCAAGAACTCCAAAGCacgagctggagctga
- the LOC132975770 gene encoding uncharacterized protein LOC132975770 has protein sequence MAEPGRPALELHPLGGDVSSECPVSAQSLFDPHSETTTPSRLAGGPGYTCQEERKETTGNVCKENSVTPPTRETKQSSVKVSREPGEKDQNPPEHCVTSGALSHHHNLGKMQTTSHQQEVIVNAISENPQAGGMLQGINAASLPVHRSHSDTLPGVRQGAPTPGDNEICGLACHGGDHFFQEADIHSILSCKQPMELQQCKISTTVSTSGEGSATQPQSRCVCRSFPQTVTVGGVQENCRPQFKCDKALCCGSYVNHAHFEDTFAAYCHPQPIPAPCQLLPRLAGAEQSCDSKRAAEPPSAINHLALPRLISSVSETGLDAKHLLRCCNLSCSWVSNLPPGARPQSPKHFGLEACCSSSAGLFRTSTREMGTMTANKVLRDVGVQTGQIVTPHVFPEICLAEESRSEISRSPTLKTDSNGDKKPGGAPKSPVKEVMWDAEGMTWEVYGASVDPEELGLAIQKHLELQIKETAKHAAKLSRQDTNTSRQSGNNGCQRKRSRMMGSFRTPACCARTTTAVD, from the coding sequence ATGGCAGAGCCAGGGCGTCCTGCGTTGGAGCTGCATCCGCTGGGGGGAGATGTTTCCTCAGAATGCCCGGTCTCTGCTCAGTCACTCTTTGACCCCCATTCAGAGACAACAACGCCCTCCAGACTGGCTGGAGGACCAGGTTACACCTGCCAGGAGGAGCGAAAGGAGACCACTGGCAACGTCTGTAAAGAAAATTCAGTGACTCCTCCTACAAGAGAAACCAAACAAAGCAGTGTGAAAGTCAGCAGAGAGCCAGGTGAGAAGGATCAAAACCCACCTGAACACTGTGTGACCTCCGGGGCTTTAAGCCACCATCATAATCTTGGTAAAATGCAAACAACCTCACATcaacaagaggtaatcgtgaaTGCAATCTCTGAGAACCCTCAGGCGGGAGGGATGTTGCAGGGCATAAACGCAGCCTCTCTGCCTGTGCACAGGAGTCATTCAGACACTTTACCAGGGGTTAGACAGGGAGCACCCACCCCAGGAGACAATGAGATTTGTGGACTTGCCTGCCATGGAGGAGATCACTTTTTTCAAGAAGCTGACATCCATTCCATTTTATCATGCAAGCAACCCATGGAACTGCAGCAGTGTAAGATTAGCACTACTGTTTCCACCAGTGGAGAAGGAAGTGCAACGCAGCCTCAGAGCAGGTGTGTCTGCAGATCCTTTCCTCAGACGGTCACAGTGGGGGGTGTTCAAGAAAACTGCCGGCCTCAATTTAAATGTGACAAGGCACTATGCTGTGGCTCTTATGTCAATCATGCACATTTCGAGGACACTTTTGCTGCGTACTGCCACCCCCAGCCGATCCCAGCCCCCTGCCAGCTGCTGCCACGCCTAgcaggagcagagcagagctgtgACAGCAAGCGTGCAGCTGAACCTCCTTCAGCCATAAACCACCTCGCCCTGCCTCGCCTCATCTCCTCCGTCAGTGAGACGGGCCTGGATGCCAAACACCTGCTGCGATGCTGCAACCTCAGCTGCTCTTGGGTGAGCAATCTACCTCCTGGTGCAAGGCCACAATCCCCAAAACACTTTGGTTTAGAGGCGTGCTGCAGCAGTTCGGCTGGCCTTTTCAGAACCTCCACCCGAGAGATGGGGACCATGACAGCAAACAAAGTGTTGAGGGATGTTGGGGTTCAAACAGGACAAATCGTCACACCTCATGTATTTCCAGAAATCTGTCTGGCAGAAGAGAGCAGGAGTGAGATCTCTCGCAGTCCGACGCTGAAAACTGACAGCAATGGGGACAAGAAACCAGGTGGTGCTCCAAAGTCTCCAGTGAAGGAGGTGATGTGGGATGCAGAAGGGATGACATGGGAGGTGTACGGGGCATCTGTTGACCCTGAGGAGCTGGGCCTCGCGATCCAGAAACACCTGGAGCTGCAGATCAAGGAAACGGCTAAACATGCCGCCAAGCTGTCACGCCAGGACACCAACACGTCTCGGCAGAGCGGAAACAACGGctgtcagaggaagaggagcagaatgATGGGTTCTTTCCGAACCCCGGCCTGTTGTGCCCGGACCACGACAGCTGTGGACTAG
- the polr1c gene encoding DNA-directed RNA polymerases I and III subunit RPAC1 encodes MAATMSNVEEIRNRVILGEYGLKNVHTSDFPGNYPGYDDIWDMQKFQKNFRIDIVHMDESSMEFDMLGIDAAIANAFRRILLAEVPTMAIEKAFIYNNTSIVQDEVLAHRLGLIPIKADPRLFEYRNAGEESAEEEGSEIDTIQLQLKIKCTRNPRASKESSDPRELYLNHMVYSKDIKWVPIGNQADVFADSSIGPVNDDILIAQLRPGQELDIIMHCVKGLGKDHAKFSPVATASYRLLPEITLLETVEGEKAERLKRCFSRGVIDLEDVNGEKVAKVVNSRLDTCSREVLRHDDLKNVVKLGRVRDHFIFTVESTGILPPEVLVTEAIKVLMAKCQRFLNELDSAAME; translated from the exons ATGGCGGCGACCATGAGTAACGTGGAAGAAATCCGAAATCGAGTAATACTAGGAGAATATGGTCTCAAAAAT gttCATACATCTGATTTCCCTGGAAACTACCCTGGATATGATGACATCTGGGATATGCAGAAGTTTCAAAAG AACTTCAGGATTGACATCGTGCATATGGATGAGAGCAGTATGGAGTTTGATATGCTGGGAATCGATGCAGCCATCGCCAATGCCTTCAGAAGGATCTTATTAGCAGAG GTACCTACCATGGCGATAGAAAAGGCATTTATCTATAACAACACATCCATCGTCCAGGATGAAGTCCTCGCCCACAGATTAGGCCTCATCCCCATCAAAGCTGACCCTCGCCTGTTTGAGTACAGGAACGCTG GTGAAGAATCTGCTGAAGAGGAAGGTTCAGAAATAGACACAATTCAGCTACAGCTGAAAATTAAATGCACCAGAAACCCCAGAGCCAGCAAAGAGTCTTCTGACCCACGGGAGCTGTATCTGAACCACATGG TGTATTCCAAAGACATAAAGTGGGTCCCTATTGGGAACCAGGCAGATGTGTTTGCAGACTCCAGCATTGGACCAGTGAATGATGACATCCTGATAGCTCAGCTACGACCAGGGCAGGAGCTGGACATTATCATGCATTGTGTCAAAGGATTAG GTAAGGACCATGCAAAGTTCTCTCCGGTAGCCACAGCCAGCTACCGCCTGCTCCCAGAGATCACCCTGCTGGAGACAGTGGAGGGAGAGAAGGCAGAGCGTTTAAAGCGCTGCTTCTCAAGAGGCGTGATAGACCTGGAGGATGTTAACG GGGAAAAAGTTGCCAAAGTAGTGAACAGTCGACTGGATACATGCAGCAGGGAAGTCCTCCGACATGATGACCTGAAGAATGTGGTGAAGCTCGGGAGAGTGCGAGACCATTTCATCT TTACTGTGGAATCTACTGGCATCCTGCCTCCAGAGGTACTGGTTACAGAGGCCATCAAAGTCCTCATGGCCAAGTGTCAAAGGTTTCTCAATGAACTGGACTCTGCTGCcatggagtaa
- the fbxo28 gene encoding F-box only protein 28, whose amino-acid sequence MAAVVDRVDGCVGSLDSESVSPRQSTPPPDQPHQNNPLLGLPIVAIETILNFLSYDEISLLRSVCKRMDMICQRVLNQGFLKVERYHSLCQRQVKAQLPRRESERRNHSLARHADILAAVETRLSLLNMTFMKYVDSNLCCFIPGKVIDEIYRVLRYVNSTRAPQRAHEVLQELRDISSMAMEYFDEKIVPILKKKLPGADLSGRLIGSAPVAGPSTSLTTMSLLAKNTPSRSEMTKVQQQVKVNGASMTVLRREMQEIRVKQLEQQKQLQDQEQKLLEQTQVIGEQNARLAELEHKLRELMDSSAAALGGPRPSTAAPSTSSSTAVSSTVASTSATVLASGSVAAASLAREAESDGASSLKRTRKSSDLPRQSKRLRSKK is encoded by the exons ATGGCGGCCGTGGTAGATAGAGTTGATGGATGTGTTGGGTCCTTGGACTCAGAATCGGTGTCACCGAGACAGTCGACCCCTCCGCCGGATCAGCCTCACCAGAACAACCCGCTGTTAGGACTACCCATTGTGGCCATTGAGACTATTCTCAACTTCCTCTCTTATGATGAAATCAGCCTCCTTCGCTCG GTGTGTAAGCGCATGGACATGATTTGCCAGCGTGTCCTGAATCAGGGCTTCCTGAAGGTGGAGCGTTACCACAGCCTGTGCCAGAGGCAAGTCAAGGCCCAGCTGCCCAG GCGAGAATCGGAGAGGAGAAACCATTCTCTGGCCCGTCACGCTGACATCCTGGCCGCCGTGGAGACGCGCCTCTCTCTGCTCAACATGACCTTCATGAAATATGTTGACTCCAACCTCTGCTGCTTCATCCCTGGAAAG GTTATTGATGAGATTTATCGTGTGTTGCGCTACGTTAACTCCACTCGAGCCCCCCAGCGAGCTCATGAGGTTCTACAAGAGCTGAGGGACATCTCCTCCATGGCCATGGAgtattttgatgaaaagatagTCCCCATCCTGAAGAAGAAGCTGCCTGGAGCTGACCTGTCTGGTCGCCTTATTGGCTCAGCACCAG TGGCAGGTCCATCTACCTCCCTGACTACCATGTCCCTGCTGGCCAAGAACACGCCATCCCGCTCTGAGATGACCAAGGTGCAGCAGCAGGTAAAGGTGAACGGGGCGTCCATGACAGTACTGcggagggagatgcaggaaatTCGCGTtaagcagctggagcagcagaagcagctgcAGGATCAGGAGCAGAAGCTGCTGGAACAGACGCAGGTGATCGGCGAGCAGAACGCTCGCCTTGCCGAGCTGGAACACAAGCTCCGTGAACTGATGGACAGTAGCGCCGCTGCTCTGGGAGGACCCAGGCCTAGCACAGCTGCACCCTCTACATCCAGCAGCACTGCTGTGTCTTCCACTGTTGCCAGCACATCTGCTACTGTGTTAGCGAGTGGCAGCGTGGCCGCAGCTTCTCTAgccagagaggcagagagcgaTGGAGCGTCATCACTCAAACGCACCAGAAAGAGCTCGGATCTTCCGCGACAGTCCAAACGGCTGCGCAGCAAAAAATAA